The Deltaproteobacteria bacterium region GGCGTGTGGCCCCATCGCCATGCCTGGACAGGTCCATTCTGACTGAGACGCGGGTTCTGACAATTGGTCCGTCATTCCTTCACTATTCTTGTCCGCCGCTATTGCGGGTACACTCGATAACGCGCTCAATCCCAAACCAACGATTAAAAAAATACGCACGCTGTTCATAAATCCTCCGTGAAGTTTTTTCAGATCCGCATTCACTGATACCCGTTGTTACGAAGCAAAAATTGTGCCGCCTGGCTGATCTGCGCTTCGGAAATTTTGGAACGATTTTTGCTCCATAATTGGTAACAGTAGGAGGTTCTCATATGCGACACCCATGCGCTGTCTGGTTGAGTCATAAAGAGGCTTTTGTTATCGATCTCAAAGAGGAGACTCCAATTGTGCGGCATGTCAGTTCGGACGCCGAACGCAAGCATAAAGCTACGGGAGGCGTCCGCAGCGCCAAAGCATACGCTCATAGATCCGCTGTATCTGCGGCGCGCGATGAAGAGAATAGACGCAATTCCTGGAAACGACATTATCAGGAGATTTTCGCGTCACTACCAAGCGACGCAGCTCTCCTCATCATGGGCCCAGGGCCAGCTAAGGCGCAATTTGCTACATTCGTACGTGAACAGCACAACTCTCACATTGAAATAATCCGCGTCGAACCAGCAGGAAAAATGTCCCAGGCCCAAATGGTTGCCTACGCCAAAACTGAGTTTGGACAACCTACAAGGCTGCACTGATTAAAACTTTTCAGGGGAGGTTTCTACGATGCCAGCATCAAACATCTCAGAGCTTATGACACGAGAGCCGGTCTGTGTATTTGCCGAGGATCCTGTGTCCGATGTTTACAGCATTATGACAGAGCAAGACATTCGCCATGTGCCAGTGGTTGATCACGATGGCCGCGTCGAGGGTATCATCACGCAGCGTGATTTGATGAAGCACGTCCTTTTTGCCTTTGACGACATGACCGTTATGGAGAAAAAAGCAAATCTCACTGACCTTTACGCTCGCTCCATCATGACGCCCGAGCCTGAGACCATCACCACGGATGTCATGATCAGCGAGGCAGCCCGGATTCTCCTCGACAACAAGATTGGCTGCCTCCCAGTCACAGATGGCCTCAAAATTATTGGCATTGTAACGGAGTCGGACTTTGTGAAACAGGCGATTGAGGAATCTCGGGAGAGCTAATGTTCCGATTTTTTGCTAGCTGTAGCAAATGCAGCACTTCGGCATCTGAAGTCTGAGTAAAGTCGTCATACCACTCGCCGACACTGCTGAAATAGGCGGGTTGGTAGGGACAGAGATAAATATTAGCTATACCACCAAGTCGCGCTGCGCCGTCGTCTGGCGCGACTGGTACCGCAACGACTATCATTTTAGCGCCACATTTTTTTACACTCGCAGCAGCTGCCATCATGGTTGCACCGGTAGCGATGCCGTCGTCGACTAAGATCACATCACGCCCCGACAAATTTAGAGGACCAAGACCGGTACGATAGAGTTCCTGCCGCCGCGTGAGCTCAACCGAT contains the following coding sequences:
- a CDS encoding CBS domain-containing protein — protein: MPASNISELMTREPVCVFAEDPVSDVYSIMTEQDIRHVPVVDHDGRVEGIITQRDLMKHVLFAFDDMTVMEKKANLTDLYARSIMTPEPETITTDVMISEAARILLDNKIGCLPVTDGLKIIGIVTESDFVKQAIEESRES
- a CDS encoding phosphoribosyltransferase — its product is MTKYRNRREAGQILGVHLEKELRKKELTKPLVLGLPRGGIPVAFEVAAVLRCALDVIVTRKLGVPGHAELACGAIGPDGVEILDQRLVSECGITDKQISDIVARESVELTRRQELYRTGLGPLNLSGRDVILVDDGIATGATMMAAAASVKKCGAKMIVVAVPVAPDDGAARLGGIANIYLCPYQPAYFSSVGEWYDDFTQTSDAEVLHLLQLAKNRNISSPEIPQSPVSQSPTPLQCQ